From one Pseudomonas sp. S35 genomic stretch:
- a CDS encoding peroxiredoxin-like family protein, whose protein sequence is MSESLNSQLAALHAERVATWAPAALQVNIDQRQRLVDQARADDYVQVGDELDPFTLLNVDGGELNRELLLADGPAVLVFLRFAGCPACNIALPYYERQLYPRLRELGVPLVAVSPQVPERLVEIKTRHHLKLLVASDQDNNLGRRLGILYSFDEASRQAALAKGNSIGETTGTGTWELPQPTVVVIARDASVAFVDVSPDWLVRTEAEPVLQVVERLLAAQPVRIAI, encoded by the coding sequence ATGAGCGAATCCCTGAACAGCCAGTTGGCGGCGCTGCACGCCGAGCGTGTCGCAACCTGGGCGCCGGCGGCGTTGCAGGTCAATATCGACCAGCGCCAGCGCCTGGTGGATCAAGCGCGGGCAGACGACTACGTGCAGGTCGGCGATGAGCTGGACCCGTTTACCCTGCTCAACGTGGACGGCGGCGAACTCAACCGCGAGCTGCTGTTGGCGGACGGCCCGGCAGTGCTGGTGTTCTTGCGCTTTGCCGGCTGCCCGGCGTGCAACATCGCCCTGCCCTATTACGAGCGCCAGCTCTACCCGCGCCTGCGTGAACTGGGCGTGCCGCTGGTGGCGGTCAGCCCGCAAGTGCCGGAGCGCCTGGTGGAGATCAAGACCCGCCATCACCTGAAGCTGCTGGTTGCGAGCGATCAGGACAACAACCTCGGCCGGCGCCTGGGCATTCTGTACAGCTTCGATGAAGCGTCGCGCCAGGCAGCGTTGGCCAAGGGCAACAGCATCGGTGAAACCACCGGGACGGGAACCTGGGAGTTGCCGCAACCGACGGTGGTGGTGATCGCCCGGGACGCCAGCGTGGCGTTCGTGGACGTCAGCCCCGATTGGTTGGTGCGTACCGAAGCCGAGCCGGTGTTGCAGGTGGTTGAGCGCTTGTTGGCCGCGCAGCCTGTACGCATCGCCATCTGA
- a CDS encoding D-isomer specific 2-hydroxyacid dehydrogenase family protein, with product MTQVIIASQLDEDFNQVIRERLASAHPDAQVIGVPVGVPSDLPPQANILLLRPINVRGYTAPDTPPPGWPYGAQWVHLVSSGIDFYPQWLFNGPPVTTSRGSAADNLAEFALAAIFAASKHLPDIWVKDSQWNFTALRPIKGTTLGILGFGAIGESLAQKALGLGINVVALRQSQAPFGAGVDAAKDIHDLFARADHLVLAAPLTEATRNIVDRDVLGSAKPGLHLINIARGGLLDQEALLEALDNGQIGLASLDVTEPEPLPDGHPLYSHPRVRLSPHTSAISTNSRNEIADTFLANLERYISGTELANLANA from the coding sequence ATGACTCAGGTGATTATCGCCAGCCAACTGGACGAAGACTTCAACCAGGTGATCCGCGAGCGCCTCGCCTCGGCCCATCCCGACGCCCAAGTGATCGGTGTGCCCGTCGGCGTGCCCAGCGACCTGCCGCCCCAGGCGAACATCCTGCTGCTGCGCCCTATCAACGTGCGCGGCTACACCGCCCCGGACACCCCGCCCCCAGGTTGGCCCTACGGCGCGCAATGGGTGCATCTGGTGTCGTCGGGCATCGACTTCTACCCGCAATGGCTGTTCAACGGCCCGCCGGTGACCACCTCCCGTGGCAGCGCCGCCGACAACCTCGCCGAGTTCGCCCTGGCGGCGATCTTTGCCGCGTCCAAGCACCTGCCGGATATCTGGGTGAAGGACTCACAATGGAACTTCACCGCCCTGCGCCCGATCAAGGGCACTACGCTGGGTATCCTTGGCTTTGGTGCGATTGGTGAAAGCCTGGCGCAAAAGGCCCTGGGCCTTGGGATCAACGTAGTCGCGCTGCGTCAGAGCCAAGCACCGTTCGGCGCCGGCGTGGATGCCGCCAAGGATATTCACGACCTGTTCGCCCGCGCCGACCATCTGGTGCTGGCGGCCCCACTGACCGAGGCGACGCGCAACATCGTCGACCGCGACGTGTTGGGCAGCGCCAAGCCGGGGCTGCATTTAATCAACATTGCGCGGGGCGGTTTGCTTGATCAGGAAGCGCTGCTGGAAGCGCTGGATAACGGGCAGATCGGCCTGGCATCGCTGGACGTGACCGAACCGGAACCGTTGCCGGATGGGCACCCGTTGTACAGCCATCCACGGGTGCGTTTGTCGCCGCATACGTCGGCGATTTCGACCAATAGCCGCAATGAAATTGCCGATACGTTTTTGGCGAATCTGGAGCGGTACATTTCAGGCACCGAATTGGCAAATCTAGCTAACGCCTGA
- a CDS encoding acyl-CoA dehydrogenase family protein: MTSSSQPSLRSVEVANFEALLERLTTELASTAQQYDDSAAFPYANFNLLHEHGLLALTVPKALGGGGASLPQARKAISAIAKGEPSTALILVMQYLQHTRLQDSKTWPQHLRVQVAEDAVSNGALINALRVEPDLGTPARGGLPATTAVRTAEGWRISGRKLYSTGSHGLSWFSVWARSDDADPLVGAWLVPKDSPGIRIIDTWDHLGMRATCSHEVVLDNVLVPLDHAVSVSPWSAPQPELDADGFLWMAVLLSSVYDAVAQAARDWLVNWLEERQPSNLGAALSTLPRFQETVGQIDTLLFANRSLLDAAADGHTPATNAAQLKYLVTTNAIRAVELAIEASGNPGLSRHSPLQRHYRDVLCSRVHTPQNDAVLQGVGKAVFAQRQKERT, encoded by the coding sequence ATGACGTCATCATCTCAACCGTCTCTACGCTCCGTGGAAGTCGCCAACTTCGAAGCCCTGCTCGAACGTCTCACCACCGAGTTGGCCAGCACCGCACAGCAGTACGACGACAGCGCTGCCTTCCCCTACGCCAATTTCAACCTGTTGCATGAACACGGCCTGCTCGCCCTCACCGTGCCCAAGGCCTTGGGCGGCGGCGGTGCCAGCCTGCCCCAGGCGCGCAAGGCAATCAGCGCGATTGCCAAGGGCGAGCCGTCCACCGCGTTGATTTTGGTGATGCAATACCTGCAACACACCCGCCTGCAAGACAGCAAGACCTGGCCCCAGCACCTGCGTGTGCAAGTCGCCGAAGACGCGGTAAGCAACGGCGCGCTGATCAACGCCCTGCGCGTCGAGCCTGACCTCGGCACCCCGGCCCGTGGCGGCCTGCCGGCGACCACGGCCGTGCGCACTGCCGAAGGCTGGCGCATCAGCGGACGCAAGCTTTACTCCACCGGCAGCCACGGTCTGAGCTGGTTCAGCGTATGGGCGCGCAGCGATGACGCCGACCCGCTGGTAGGCGCCTGGCTGGTGCCCAAGGACAGCCCCGGCATCCGCATCATCGACACGTGGGATCACCTGGGCATGCGCGCCACTTGCAGCCATGAAGTAGTACTCGACAACGTGCTGGTGCCGCTGGACCACGCCGTCAGTGTCAGCCCCTGGAGCGCGCCACAGCCGGAGCTGGATGCCGATGGTTTCCTGTGGATGGCGGTGCTGCTCTCGTCGGTGTACGACGCCGTGGCCCAGGCCGCACGGGACTGGCTGGTGAACTGGCTGGAAGAGCGCCAGCCGTCCAACCTCGGCGCAGCGCTGTCGACCTTACCGCGTTTCCAGGAGACCGTCGGGCAGATCGACACCCTGCTGTTTGCCAACCGCAGCCTGCTTGACGCCGCCGCCGACGGCCACACCCCGGCGACCAATGCGGCGCAGTTGAAGTACCTGGTGACCACAAACGCCATCCGTGCGGTGGAGCTGGCCATCGAAGCCTCGGGCAACCCTGGCCTGTCGCGCCACAGCCCGTTGCAACGGCACTACCGCGACGTGCTGTGCAGCCGCGTGCATACCCCGCAGAACGACGCGGTGCTGCAAGGCGTCGGCAAAGCCGTGTTCGCCCAACGCCAAAAGGAACGCACATGA
- a CDS encoding phytase, producing the protein MRISKLYLLIALVTSGTAFATDLALRPWAPSLNAEAVAFLPNATERLAASTLDGLQLLDAKGTELTRFKGNFSSLDTRAAGAQVLVASLDNERQQALLINLDRANKTWGKPLYLPPRDYPVNGLCLYRDSAANLFVFLVGEEGKGEQWLVGNGATLLAEAQRVRGLPLPSSAQFCQVDDATHQLVVNEENVGWWAYPAHPEADVKRTPVAVFDDPKREAGAIALVPGGLVALDPKAAQLHLFQQTGERWVEQSSLRLAGLKEPEQLSLNGQQLLVRDDDSGTLYQGTLHWQPKPVAAEPVLPEVAAVRQTDPVGRQGDAADDPAIWIHPQTPAKSRVLGTNKKQGLLAYDLDGKLLQELAVGRLNNVDVRPNFKLGAQTVDLAVASNRDHNSLSLFSIDRQSGELREAGEVATPLKEIYGICLYQPASGEIYAIANGKDGTFLQYRLSAPDGRVQGELVRQFKVDSQPEGCVADDQRQRLFIGEEDVGVWAVDARADQPATLTSVIKVGPQLHADVEGLALYQSDKRDYLVISSQGNDSYLVVDAEPPFAIHGGFRVGLNAAAGIDGASETDGLEVTAINLGGPWSQGMLVVQDGRKRMPEQTQNFKFVPWADVTRALELP; encoded by the coding sequence ATGAGAATTTCCAAGCTGTACTTGCTGATCGCCCTGGTCACCAGCGGCACTGCATTCGCCACCGATCTGGCCCTGCGCCCCTGGGCGCCGTCCTTGAACGCCGAAGCCGTGGCCTTCCTGCCCAACGCCACGGAACGCCTGGCCGCCAGCACTCTCGACGGCCTGCAACTGCTCGACGCCAAAGGCACCGAACTGACCCGCTTCAAAGGCAACTTCAGCAGCCTCGACACCCGCGCTGCCGGCGCCCAGGTCCTGGTCGCCAGCCTCGACAATGAGCGGCAGCAAGCGCTGTTGATCAACCTCGACAGGGCCAACAAAACCTGGGGCAAACCGCTGTACCTGCCGCCCCGCGATTACCCGGTGAACGGCCTGTGCCTGTACCGCGATTCAGCGGCCAACCTGTTTGTCTTTTTGGTGGGCGAAGAGGGCAAGGGCGAACAATGGCTGGTGGGCAACGGCGCGACACTGCTGGCCGAAGCCCAACGCGTGCGCGGCCTGCCGTTGCCGTCGTCGGCGCAGTTCTGCCAGGTGGATGACGCCACCCATCAGTTGGTGGTGAACGAAGAAAACGTCGGCTGGTGGGCCTACCCGGCGCATCCGGAAGCGGATGTAAAACGCACGCCGGTGGCGGTGTTCGACGATCCCAAGCGTGAAGCTGGCGCCATCGCCTTAGTACCGGGCGGCCTGGTTGCGCTGGACCCCAAGGCCGCACAACTGCATCTGTTCCAACAGACTGGCGAACGTTGGGTCGAGCAATCGAGCCTGCGCCTGGCGGGTTTGAAAGAGCCTGAGCAACTGAGCCTCAACGGCCAACAACTGCTGGTACGCGACGACGACAGCGGCACGCTCTACCAGGGCACACTCCACTGGCAACCCAAGCCGGTAGCGGCCGAACCGGTGCTGCCGGAAGTGGCCGCCGTGCGCCAAACCGACCCGGTCGGCCGCCAGGGCGATGCGGCGGATGACCCGGCGATCTGGATTCACCCCCAGACCCCGGCCAAAAGCCGCGTACTGGGTACCAACAAAAAGCAGGGCCTGCTGGCCTACGACCTCGATGGCAAGCTGCTGCAGGAACTGGCAGTCGGGCGCCTGAACAACGTCGATGTGCGCCCCAACTTCAAGCTGGGTGCGCAGACTGTGGACCTCGCCGTCGCCAGCAATCGTGATCACAACAGCCTCAGCCTGTTCAGCATCGACCGCCAGAGCGGCGAGTTGCGCGAAGCCGGTGAAGTGGCAACGCCGCTCAAGGAAATCTACGGCATCTGCCTGTACCAGCCCGCCAGCGGTGAGATCTACGCCATTGCCAACGGCAAGGACGGCACCTTCCTGCAATACCGCCTGAGTGCCCCGGATGGTCGCGTGCAGGGCGAGCTGGTGCGCCAGTTCAAGGTCGACAGCCAACCAGAAGGCTGCGTGGCCGACGACCAGCGCCAGCGCCTGTTCATTGGTGAAGAAGACGTGGGCGTATGGGCGGTGGATGCCCGCGCCGACCAACCGGCCACGCTCACCAGCGTGATCAAGGTCGGCCCGCAACTGCATGCGGACGTCGAGGGCCTGGCGCTGTACCAGAGCGACAAACGCGACTACCTGGTGATCTCCAGCCAAGGCAACGACAGCTACCTGGTGGTGGATGCCGAGCCGCCATTCGCGATTCACGGCGGGTTTCGCGTCGGTCTGAATGCCGCCGCCGGCATTGACGGCGCCTCTGAAACCGACGGCCTGGAAGTCACCGCCATCAACCTCGGCGGGCCGTGGAGCCAAGGCATGCTGGTGGTGCAGGACGGGCGCAAGCGCATGCCCGAGCAAACCCAGAACTTCAAGTTCGTGCCGTGGGCAGACGTGACCCGCGCCCTGGAATTGCCGTGA
- the tolR gene encoding protein TolR gives MLVRPQRKHGPKAEMNVVPYIDVMLVLLVIFMVTAPMLTQGVKIELPKVAAEALATDTRQQILTLSVKADGGYYWNLGGELDTQRQTDSAVSLDEMGAKVMQVVAARSDTQVYIRADDNAGYGSVVAAMAVLQKGGVSNLGLVTEAPQ, from the coding sequence ATGTTAGTCAGGCCGCAACGCAAGCACGGGCCCAAGGCCGAAATGAACGTGGTGCCGTATATCGACGTGATGCTGGTGCTGCTGGTGATCTTTATGGTCACCGCGCCGATGCTGACCCAGGGCGTGAAGATCGAACTGCCCAAGGTCGCCGCCGAGGCGCTGGCCACTGATACTCGCCAGCAAATCCTGACGCTGTCGGTCAAGGCCGACGGCGGCTACTACTGGAACCTCGGCGGCGAACTCGATACCCAGCGCCAGACCGACAGCGCCGTGAGCCTGGACGAAATGGGCGCCAAGGTCATGCAGGTGGTGGCCGCGCGCAGTGACACCCAGGTGTATATCCGCGCCGACGATAACGCGGGCTATGGAAGCGTGGTCGCTGCGATGGCGGTGTTGCAAAAAGGCGGTGTCAGCAACCTGGGGCTGGTGACCGAGGCCCCGCAATGA
- the tolQ gene encoding protein TolQ, producing MHATMEHMTIWGLISDASLLVKAVMITLLLASLLSWYLIIQRGSVLRRLERQLNGFVQRFRATADLQPLYRETVQAGEGGIAPIFIAGIQEYQHLHSHDPAVLEGVERALQVAITEQEIELEKGLQFLATVGSVSPYIGLFGTVWGIMNSFIGLSQVQQATLSTVAPGIAEALIATAIGLFAAIPAVIAYNRFAARGQTLLTRYYAFGNELQVRLHRTLRGAPINLAVAA from the coding sequence ATGCACGCGACGATGGAACATATGACGATCTGGGGCCTTATCAGTGACGCCAGCCTGTTGGTCAAGGCGGTCATGATCACCTTGCTGCTGGCGTCGTTGCTCAGTTGGTACCTGATCATCCAGCGCGGCAGCGTACTGCGCCGCCTGGAGCGCCAGTTGAATGGCTTTGTGCAGCGCTTTCGCGCAACTGCGGACTTGCAACCGCTGTACCGCGAAACCGTGCAGGCGGGCGAGGGCGGTATTGCGCCGATCTTTATTGCCGGCATCCAGGAATATCAGCACCTGCACAGCCATGATCCGGCCGTGCTGGAAGGCGTCGAACGCGCCTTGCAGGTGGCGATTACCGAGCAGGAGATCGAGTTGGAAAAGGGCCTGCAGTTTCTCGCCACCGTCGGTTCGGTCAGCCCGTATATCGGTCTGTTTGGCACCGTGTGGGGCATCATGAATTCCTTTATCGGTTTGTCCCAGGTGCAACAGGCCACGCTGTCGACGGTCGCGCCGGGCATTGCCGAAGCGTTGATTGCCACGGCCATCGGCCTGTTTGCAGCCATCCCGGCGGTGATCGCCTACAACCGCTTCGCCGCACGCGGCCAAACCCTGCTGACCCGCTACTACGCCTTCGGCAACGAGTTGCAAGTGCGCCTGCATCGCACCCTGCGCGGTGCGCCGATCAACCTGGCCGTGGCCGCCTGA
- a CDS encoding energy transducer TonB gives MTAMIMHSPMLVMEPRDTSGVWRNSLAASAAVALHVGVLAALMVGWSTQKPLVEAPRVMHTQLVMLPPAPSPVPEPVVAAPAPPEPVVIPAPVKPAVDPQIQAQKLEKAALARKRVEDKKVEQQQERLATEQRNRELEQQRAAQERLATEKARVATPAPAPAFDSRQYQPLSKDAPDYPERALDKNIEGDCTLEYSVNIQGRVENPKVLDGCHPLFMRPSLAAANTFRYQPRIVDGKAVAVPAVRNTFHYRIK, from the coding sequence ATGACGGCGATGATCATGCACAGTCCAATGCTTGTGATGGAACCCAGGGATACGTCCGGCGTGTGGCGCAACAGCCTCGCGGCCAGCGCAGCGGTGGCGCTGCATGTGGGCGTGTTGGCCGCGCTGATGGTGGGTTGGTCGACGCAAAAGCCGCTGGTGGAGGCACCTCGAGTGATGCACACGCAGTTGGTCATGCTGCCACCGGCACCGTCGCCCGTGCCTGAACCGGTGGTGGCGGCTCCCGCACCGCCGGAGCCTGTGGTGATTCCGGCCCCGGTGAAGCCTGCGGTCGACCCACAGATCCAGGCGCAAAAACTTGAGAAAGCCGCCTTGGCGCGCAAACGCGTGGAGGACAAGAAAGTCGAGCAGCAACAGGAGCGCCTGGCCACCGAACAACGCAATCGCGAGCTGGAACAACAGCGGGCGGCCCAGGAGCGGCTGGCCACTGAAAAAGCCCGCGTCGCCACACCCGCACCGGCCCCGGCCTTTGACAGCCGCCAATACCAGCCCCTGAGCAAGGACGCCCCGGACTACCCCGAGCGCGCCCTGGACAAGAATATCGAAGGCGATTGCACCCTGGAGTACAGCGTCAACATCCAAGGTCGCGTGGAAAACCCCAAGGTGTTGGACGGCTGCCATCCGTTGTTCATGCGGCCTTCACTGGCAGCGGCGAACACTTTCCGCTATCAGCCGAGAATCGTTGATGGCAAGGCCGTTGCGGTACCGGCGGTGCGCAACACCTTCCATTACCGCATCAAATAA